A portion of the Glycine max cultivar Williams 82 chromosome 10, Glycine_max_v4.0, whole genome shotgun sequence genome contains these proteins:
- the LOC100803778 gene encoding uncharacterized protein: protein MLQDVFDQPLPPKAEPQQQHPIWLQDEISSPLSARIFELCNTDFFPETLPNSEVTSSSNCCYEENSSYATTNISVTVDVDNKLNSNSNTVTTPTSTTTTNTNNNTTNSSNLSIIFDSQEEIDNDISASIDFSLSPSFNVPPFLPATSQQEQFDFSSVQHQVQLAACSVVEGFSQYPNDSVAPPFMGAPLPSVFEEDCISSVPSYMALNPSSPCTYLSPGMPPYMPHGPLTTALSTGSSGIFGGNILLGSELQAQELEYQGENGRMYCTDSIQRVFNPPDLQALGTESQQLVPGAGSSASLPEISNLEDSSFKVGKLSVEQRKEKINRYMKKRNERNFSKKIKYACRKTLADSRPRVRGRFAKNDDFGETNRTTSSNHEEDDEEEVVVKDEDDMVDSSDIFAHISGVNSFKCNYSFQSWI, encoded by the exons aTGTTGCAGGATGTTTTTGATCAGCCACTGCCACCAAAGGCCGAACCACAACAGCAACATCCCATT TGGCTGCAGGATGAAATTTCAAGCCCTCTTAGTGCTCGAATTTTCGAACTTTGTAACACTGATTTTTTCCCAGAGACTTTGCCAAATTCTGAGGTTACTTCCAGCTCAAACTGTTGTTATGAGGAGAACTCCTCATATGCCACAACAAATATATCTGTAACTGTAGATGTAGACAATAAGTTGAATAGCAATAGCAACACAGTCACCACCCCAACTAGCACTACCACCACCAACACCAACAACAACACAACCAACAGTAGTAACCTGTCTATTATCTTTGACTCCCAAGAAGAAATTGACAATGACATCTCTGCCTCCATAGACTTCTCACTATCTCCATCTTTCAATGTTCCCCCATTTCTCCCAGCCACATCCCAGCAAGAACAGTTTGATTTCTCTTCTGTGCAGCATCAGGTCCAACTAGCAGCATGTTCAGTTGTGGAGGGCTTCTCTCAGTATCCCAATGACTCTGTTGCACCTCCTTTTATGGGGGCTCCATTACCTTCTGTTTTTGAAGAGGACTGCATATCTTCTGTCCCTTCTTATATGGCTCTTAACCCCTCATCTCCTTGCACTTATCTCAGTCCTGGCATGCCACCATACATGCCTCATGGCCCCCTTACTACTGCCTTATCAACTGGTAGTTCTGGAATATTTGGTGGGAACATTCTTCTTGGTTCTGAACTTCAGGCACAAGAATTGGAATACCAAGGAGAAAATGGAAGAATGTATTGTACAGATTCAATTCAGCGGGTGTTTAACCCTCCAGACCTTCAG GCTCTTGGCACTGAGAGTCAGCAACTAGTACCAGGGGCTGGAAGTTCTGCCAGTCTACCAGAAATCTCAAACTTAGAGGACTCCTCCTTCAAGGTTGGAAAACTTTCTGTTGagcaaaggaaagaaaagatcaATAGATAcatgaagaaaagaaatgaaagaaacttcAGCAAGAAAATTAAG TATGCCTGCCGCAAAACTCTGGCAGATAGCCGACCTCGAGTCAGAGGAAGGTTTGCAAAGAATGATGACTTTGGGGAAACCAATAGAACTACAAGTAGCAAtcatgaagaagatgatgaagaagaa GTAGTTGTGAAAGATGAAGATGATATGGTTGATTCCTCAGATATCTTTGCTCATATCAGTGGGGTGAACTCCTTCAAATGCAACTATTCCTTCCAGTCCTGGATTTGA
- the LOC100803245 gene encoding DELLA protein RGA2 — MKMISSASNENKTVVDMDDHLAGLGYKVRSSELCQVAANMERLENVISSTDLSQLASDTTLYDPSNIGLGSWVDTLLSEFDQTASLPLQYDFATDPNHNKQLALVTTVEEDSGIRLVHMLMTCADSVQRGDFSFAGSLIENMQGLLAHVNTNCGIGKVAGYFIDALRRRISNTLPTSSSTYENDVLYHNYYEACPYLKFAHFTANQAILEAFNGHDCVHVIDFNLMQGLQWPALIQALALRPGGPPLLRLTGVGPPSAENRDNLREIGLRLAELARSVNVRFAFRGVAAWRLEDVKPWMLQVSLNEAVAVNSIMQLHRVTAVDAAVEEVLSWIRSLNPKIVTVVEQEANHNGEGFLERFTEALHYYSTVFDSLDACPVEPDKAALAEMYLQREICNVVCCEGPARLERHEPLAKWRDRLGKAGFRPLHLGFNAYKQASMLLTLFSAEGFCVQENQGSLTLGWHSRPLIAASAWQAAPLRDDETLRFGH, encoded by the coding sequence ATGAAAATGATTTCATCTGCCTCCAACGAAAACAAGACGGTGGTGGACATGGACGACCACCTCGCCGGCCTGGGATACAAAGTCCGTTCATCGGAGCTGTGTCAAGTGGCTGCAAACATGGAGCGTTTAGAAAACGTGATTTCATCCACCGACCTATCTCAACTCGCATCAGACACAACCCTCTACGATCCTTCCAACATAGGGTTAGGTTCGTGGGTGGACACGCTCCTCTCCGAGTTCGACCAAACGGCGTCGTTACCGTTACAATACGATTTCGCCACGGATCCAAACCATAACAAGCAATTAGCGCTGGTCACCACCGTGGAAGAAGACTCGGGGATAAGACTGGTTCACATGCTGATGACGTGTGCTGATTCCGTGCAACGTGGTGACTTCTCATTCGCTGGCTCCCTCATTGAGAACATGCAGGGGTTGTTGGCGCACGTGAACACCAACTGCGGCATCGGAAAAGTCGCCGGCTACTTCATCGACGCCTTGCGCCGCCGCATCTCGAACACGCTTCCAACGTCATCATCCACTTACGAGAACGACGTTCTCTACCACAACTACTACGAAGCGTGTCCTTACTTGAAGTTCGCGCACTTCACCGCGAACCAGGCGATCTTGGAGGCCTTCAACGGCCACGATTGCGTCCACGTCATCGACTTCAACCTCATGCAAGGGCTCCAGTGGCCAGCGCTGATACAGGCACTGGCGCTCCGTCCCGGCGGACCGCCGCTGCTGAGGCTCACCGGTGTCGGGCCTCCCTCGGCGGAAAACCGCGACAATCTCCGCGAGATCGGGCTGAGACTCGCCGAGCTGGCGCGGTCCGTGAACGTGCGGTTCGCGTTCCGCGGCGTGGCGGCGTGGAGGCTGGAGGACGTGAAGCCGTGGATGTTACAGGTGAGTCTGAACGAGGCGGTGGCGGTGAACTCGATAATGCAGCTGCACCGGGTCACGGCGGTGGACGCCGCCGTGGAAGAAGTTCTCAGTTGGATCCGGAGTCTGAACCCTAAAATAGTGACGGTTGTGGAACAAGAAGCTAACCACAACGGGGAAGGGTTTTTGGAGCGGTTCACGGAGGCTTTGCATTACTATTCCACCGTCTTCGACTCGCTCGACGCGTGCCCGGTCGAACCGGACAAGGCTGCTTTGGCGGAGATGTATTTGCAGAGGGAGATATGCAACGTGGTGTGCTGTGAGGGACCGGCGCGGCTCGAGCGCCACGAGCCGCTCGCTAAGTGGAGGGATCGGCTCGGGAAAGCCGGCTTCAGACCCTTGCATTTGGGTTTCAACGCCTACAAGCAAGCCAGCATGTTGCTCACTCTGTTCTCAGCCGAGGGTTTCTGCGTCCAAGAGAATCAAGGCTCTTTGACACTGGGCTGGCATAGCCGCCCCTTAATCGCAGCTTCGGCTTGGCAAGCCGCGCCGCTGAGAGATGACGAAACGCTGCGTTTTGGGCATTGA